AGCGATAGGTCATACCTACTTTCGGGAGCAACTGTCCGAAATGGTTGCTGTGGCGGCGCGCAAGCGTGGAAGTGATTGTCGGCTTCAGGCTCACGCCCATCACATTCTCGTCCATCAGCACGCGTGCCGATGTTTCATAGTCTATCGCCACGTGGGAATAGTCGTAGCGCAGACCCAGAGTGGCTCTCAAACGTTCGGTGAGATTGATGTTGCTCTCGTGATATACCCCGAAATTAAAAGTCGGCGTATGGAAAAGCCCCGGAATCGGTTCCATCATCATATTGATTGTGCAGCCGCCGGCACGCTTTATGTTCTCTGCCGCAATCTTCTTCGCCGCTGCCATCGCTTCGCTTTCAGGCATTCCGTTCTTTATCATTGGCTGCGCAATGCGCTTTGCCATAGAGTTCAGCATTCCGTTGTAGGCATAACCGGTAATCATCCTTGAGAGAAACGCATTCATATCCCCTTCGAAAAAGACCGGAGCCTGTGTCTTCAGCCATTCATAAGAGCCGAATGCGCCGAATGTCCACTGCCAGTTGCCCGTGTTCTTGCTCTTGATTGAGAGTTCTTCCGTGAGGGCGTTCTGGTGCTGACGCTGCTCCAAGTGCATAAAATCCCTTGGCAGATAGTCCATATCCATCAGCATATAATCTTTCAGAAACTGCCACGAGGTCATAGAACTGAGCAGGTATCCATCGCCCTTGTAGCTGATTCCCAGACCGGTGTTCAGCATATTCCTGCGGTAGTTGCTCTGCCTGTTCTGACTGGGATGCTGCGTGCCTGCCTTCAGTCCATAATAAGGAGAAGTAATGGGGGCATCGGCAATCTGCTCTTCGGTTACAATCTGTCCGTATGGGAAACCGTTCTGGCGTACATACTGATAGTCTGCTGTGAGACTGAGGCTCAGACGCTCGCCGGGATTCCACAGAAAGCGTCCCTTTCCGCCAAACTCATCGAACGCATCGGCACGCTTGCCATTGAACTGATTGCGGAAAAAGCCGTTCTGACCGTCGTAAAAAGCCGACAAGGAGAATGCCGCCTTATCATTAAGCCGTGCATAATGCCCCACTTCCGCCTTGCGCCAGAATTTATTCCCGACTGACAATTTCACGTCAGTACCCTGATATTCAAACGGATTCTTGCTGTAAATACGAATCAATCCTCCTTCGGTGTTCATTCCGTAGAGCGTGCCCTGCGGACCGTTCAGCACATCGACGCGCTCAATGCCATAGATGTGAAAGTTGAAGGCACTCTTGTTCTGAATCGGCATTCCGTCTACATAGATGCCCACAGCAGGAGAGTTGATGCGCGAACCAATGCCGCGAACATACATCGACGAAGTAAGCCGGCTTCCGTATTCGGGCATTGCAAACGAAGGCACGAATGCCGAAAGCTGACGGAGGTCCTGAACGTTCAGTCCCTTCAGTTGTCCTCCATTGAATGAAAGGCTGCTCAAGGGCTGCTGGCGCAATCGGAACGCCTCCTTCGGCTGTTCGATAACGAAGACTTCTTCAATATCGTAAACTCTGGATGTGTCGTTCAGCTCATCATTATCAGTCGCATTAGCCGTGGCTGGTAACAAAGCAGTACATAAAATACCTAAATATAATAATCTCTTGTTCATCACAAATAAAATCTCAATTCATCAATCTGTCTTAATGTGAATGCAAAGGTACATAAAATATGCAGACAAGACAATCCTTATTTATTAGGAAAACCTTTTTATCAGCCTTTTGCGAATTTTACGAGAGGACGAAGGGACGAGAAAACAAGAGGACAAGGAAACGAGAAGACGAGGGAACGAGAAGACGAGGGAACGAGAGGACGAGGGGGCAAGGAAATAAGGAAACTTGCCGTTTGTATTGTAAAGATAAATGCCCTTAAAACCCACCTTTATTTTCTCGTCATTTAGGTTTTTTCAGCCCCTGATACGAACAATGGAATTGGGATTTCGGCATTTTCAGTTGTAAAAGTCCGAAGACCGTTCTGCGTTCTTGCGAAGAATGCAAACCAATCATCGCAAGAACACATTGCGAAAGTACGAAGAAAAAGGCAAAAAACAAGGCTATTTATTCCGATTTATTGTTCATAATACGAACAATCACAGGGACTTTTAATGCACAAAAGTATTTCATTCATACATAGAAGGCTCATACTTAACGGTTTAGGTATGCACACGCATAACTCGCATATTTGAAAAATAAAAATATTTTGTCCAGAATATGCGAATTATGGAGAGGCTTTTGTCAAGATTATTCACAGAAAAACACATTCAGATTTTGCCTGAACCTATTCATTGATTACGCCGCAATGCGGACATCTTCCCTTTCTGTGCAGACGGGCACCACAGTTTCCACATTCGTAAGTGTCGCTGTGCTTGCGATACCAAACTCTGACGGCATAGTAAATATAGACTATCAGAAGCAGATAACCTATATAATATAATGTGAGAATAGAAAAGACAATATAGTTTACAGCGCAGACGGCAGCCAGTCCGCTCAGGTAGAGCACGGCATCGCCCGACTTCAACAGACGTCGGACATCATCCAATGCGGCGATTCCGATTATCAACATTCCCCACACCAACACAAGAAATATGTTCAGCAATAAGGGTTGCGAGAAGGGATTGAGCGACGGGTGGAAATAGAACTCACGCCAAGTTTCGGGAGCAAAGAGCTGAATGCTCGCATAGAAAGCTGCCGAAAGGGCTACAATGAGTGCCAAGAGCGTTGGATAGAATGAATTGATGTCGTTCCAATGCACGATATTTGCATTCCTCCGGTGTATCTTCCGCATCAGATAGCCCACTGCTATCAGGGAAATCACAACAAGGAATATCAGCAAATGGGAATTGGAGAACATAGAAATGAACTGCGAAATAGGGTCGTCGGGATCAACATTTTTCAGCAACCTGCCTTCCTGAATCCATCCAAAAGCGAAATCTTCTGTTGCCAACTGCACCCAAACAGAATCTATACTGTCGTTGGGTACGATGCGAATATCGGCCACGGCCATTGATTTTCCCTGAATAACGGGGAAAGAATCTATCTCCAGTTTATTGACGGTTTCCTCGGGTTGCTGCCGAATCAGCATCAGAGTATCCGTGCGCACCACGAAGTTGAATCCTTGCGAATAGTGGTGCCTCACACGGAAATTGAAAGAATCTATGGGATTCGTGCCTCCGTGCCATTCTGAACGCACCGTCTTTGCCTCTTCTATCAGAGAATCGTGATTAGAGAGAAGGCGTTTGGAAATCTGCGCTTCCTGAATACTGTCGGGAAGATGGAATGAAGATGGGGTCTTCTTATGGTAACAGCCATCTGTAACCATTGCAAGAACAAAGGCTATAACCACAAACACAGAACTGAACCTGCGTGTGGACGATGATGGATTGTTAGCTGACTTTTTCTTCATATCGCTTCAAAAAATTATACTGAGTAAATATTCATCTGACAATTCTTGCAGTCAAACTCCAACTTGAAGCGTTTCTTGTCGCCCAATTCGAGGAACAACGGTTCTTTCCAAGTTGGTTTTCTGCCGCCGTGAATCACGCAATAGCCGAGAGAATAGCGTATGCAATGGCGGCATTGCATCAGAATGGCAGGGTCGCTGGCAGCAGATTTCTGCCTGTTCCCTGCTTTCATGTCGGAACATTCATAGGCGGGCTGCATATTATCCAAGCCCTGTTCCTCGTAGAAAGAACGAGCTTCGTGATTAGAAATGTTATAAAGATAAGGAAATTTCTCGTATTGCGAGGGATTAACGTAAGTGAAATGCCGCTTCGTTTCCGTTGGTTTTGCAACTTTCACAGGCGAAATAATCGCCTTGCTGACCAAAGAAAGTTTGGAAAATCGTTCTACAACATTTCTTCTCAATTCGGCAAGTACACTACTGGGAACAAACAACTTATCTGCTCCTTCCTCAAGTTCTACATTATCGCAGGTATAGATGGTATTGCCAAACTTTGTCAGTTGTCTGACAATATTATCACGTTGTGGTTTCTGTGCTTCCTGATGGGCAAACGCTATCGTTGCCGTTGCTTCCTTATCCGTGTTTGGCAATGCCATCTTCAGCGAGAATCCATCTTCTGTAAGTCCGAATTTCATCGACACCTGTACTCTTCTTTCAGCACTCTTTCCACTCAATTCTTTCTCGAAAGCCTGATCTTGGTTTCTGTAAAGTGCCGTTCCCGGTTTCAGTCCCTGCGGCATCTTGAACGGATAGAGCCTGTTCCCTACGGCTCTGTTCACACGGAAGCCCTCCAGTATTTCTTTTCTGCCTTCATTGGTAGCCTGATGGTTGATGAAACACAGGCCATCGCCGTTTGCAAAAGTCGATGTACTGGAAACATTGAACGAATCCCTGCGAATCTCCTTCACTTTTCCAACATATTCGCCTAATGCTTTCGGCGTGTTTGGAGAGAAGATATTCTGCTGGCGGCCGTTCATAAAGTAGTTCGTGTAGCCACGATTGAAAGTCTTGTTCAGGTCGGGCGTAAAGTAATACTCCACCCTACCCTGTGATGCACGCCTGAATTCATTCGGATGCTTCGCAATGATGTCGTTCAGTCGCTGACTGTATGCAGAGACAACGTTCTTCACATAGTTTATATCCTTCAATCGTCCTTCTATCTTGAACGCACAGGCACCGGAACGCATCAAGGTTTCGAGATTGTCTATCTGGCACATATCTTTCAGAGACAACAGATAACGCTGTTTCTCTATTGTCGTTCCGTCTGAATCTTTCAGGTCGAATGCCATACGGCAGAACTGCGCACACGCACCACGATTGGCCGAACGGTCGAAACAATGCTGCGAAGCATAGCAGATGCCACTATAACTGACACATAATGCCCCGTGTACGAAGGCTTCAAGCTCTAATTCCGGGACAGCTTCGTGTATGGTCGAGATTTCCTTTGCAGACAGTTCGCGGGCCAGAACCACACGCTCGAATCCCAACGACTGCAACCATTTTACCTTGCCTATCGTTCGGCTGTCGCACTGTGTGCTCGAATGAAGGGCAACCTTCGTGTTCAGACGCTCTTTCACGGCTCTGAGCAAACCCATATCCTGTATGAGGAGTGCATCAACACGTGCTTCTTCCAACTGCTTGATGAGCTGAAGCATATCCTCCAGTTCATCGTCGTATATTATCGTATTGACAGTTACGTGTACCGTAGCCCCGAACTGGTGTGCATAATCGCATAATGCCTTTATATCCTCAACACTATTGCCCGCAGACTGGCGTGCGCCAAACTTTGCCGCACCAATATAAACGGCATCAGCACCGTGGTCTATTGCTGCAATACCACATTCCAAGTTTTTGGCCGGTGCCAATAATTCTATTGTCTGCATATTATTTGTTTAGTTGAACAAGTAGACGGAGAAACTACTTCAAGGTAGAATGTTTCACGTATTCTTGTTCTTCAAATACCTGTATTCTAATAATTAAATCTGCTTTATTACTGCTATCATTGCAAAACAGTCTATCCTATCTCATCAATATTGAACGGAGTAGTCTGATAAACGTAATAGTTTATCCAGTTTGAAAACAACAAGTTGGCGTGAGCTCTCCACGTTACCAACGGTCCTAATGCCGGATTATCGTCCTTATAATAATATTTGGGAAGCTCAACATCGTCCCGTTTGCCCAAATCGCGACGGTATTCGTTGTCCAAAGTGTCGGGAGCATACTCCAAATGACCCGTAATAAAGAACTCTCTTCCCTCTCGTGCCATCACGATGGACACG
The Prevotella sp. HUN102 genome window above contains:
- a CDS encoding TonB-dependent receptor, encoding MNKRLLYLGILCTALLPATANATDNDELNDTSRVYDIEEVFVIEQPKEAFRLRQQPLSSLSFNGGQLKGLNVQDLRQLSAFVPSFAMPEYGSRLTSSMYVRGIGSRINSPAVGIYVDGMPIQNKSAFNFHIYGIERVDVLNGPQGTLYGMNTEGGLIRIYSKNPFEYQGTDVKLSVGNKFWRKAEVGHYARLNDKAAFSLSAFYDGQNGFFRNQFNGKRADAFDEFGGKGRFLWNPGERLSLSLTADYQYVRQNGFPYGQIVTEEQIADAPITSPYYGLKAGTQHPSQNRQSNYRRNMLNTGLGISYKGDGYLLSSMTSWQFLKDYMLMDMDYLPRDFMHLEQRQHQNALTEELSIKSKNTGNWQWTFGAFGSYEWLKTQAPVFFEGDMNAFLSRMITGYAYNGMLNSMAKRIAQPMIKNGMPESEAMAAAKKIAAENIKRAGGCTINMMMEPIPGLFHTPTFNFGVYHESNINLTERLRATLGLRYDYSHVAIDYETSARVLMDENVMGVSLKPTITSTLARRHSNHFGQLLPKVGMTYRFDNGGNVYATWSKGYRAGGYNFQMFSDILQSEISAAANTARGDYDIPHDDAYYDKIARTIEYKPETSWNYEVGAHLNLMGGQMKLDAAAYYMQIRNQQLSVMSGNYGFGRMMTNAGRSHSCGLEATLRGKALADKLNYALSYGFTSARFDEYADSTSTGRIDYNDNKVPFVPQHTLSANADYRIDVDPAALLDPSNKFRLRSVTVGLNLAGQGKTYWDEANSIGQNFYATLGAHADADFGPLNINLWVRNLTDTRYDTFAVQSAATGTRYTFAQLGNPFQIGVDLSFHF
- a CDS encoding U32 family peptidase, whose product is MQTIELLAPAKNLECGIAAIDHGADAVYIGAAKFGARQSAGNSVEDIKALCDYAHQFGATVHVTVNTIIYDDELEDMLQLIKQLEEARVDALLIQDMGLLRAVKERLNTKVALHSSTQCDSRTIGKVKWLQSLGFERVVLARELSAKEISTIHEAVPELELEAFVHGALCVSYSGICYASQHCFDRSANRGACAQFCRMAFDLKDSDGTTIEKQRYLLSLKDMCQIDNLETLMRSGACAFKIEGRLKDINYVKNVVSAYSQRLNDIIAKHPNEFRRASQGRVEYYFTPDLNKTFNRGYTNYFMNGRQQNIFSPNTPKALGEYVGKVKEIRRDSFNVSSTSTFANGDGLCFINHQATNEGRKEILEGFRVNRAVGNRLYPFKMPQGLKPGTALYRNQDQAFEKELSGKSAERRVQVSMKFGLTEDGFSLKMALPNTDKEATATIAFAHQEAQKPQRDNIVRQLTKFGNTIYTCDNVELEEGADKLFVPSSVLAELRRNVVERFSKLSLVSKAIISPVKVAKPTETKRHFTYVNPSQYEKFPYLYNISNHEARSFYEEQGLDNMQPAYECSDMKAGNRQKSAASDPAILMQCRHCIRYSLGYCVIHGGRKPTWKEPLFLELGDKKRFKLEFDCKNCQMNIYSV
- a CDS encoding zinc ribbon domain-containing protein is translated as MVTDGCYHKKTPSSFHLPDSIQEAQISKRLLSNHDSLIEEAKTVRSEWHGGTNPIDSFNFRVRHHYSQGFNFVVRTDTLMLIRQQPEETVNKLEIDSFPVIQGKSMAVADIRIVPNDSIDSVWVQLATEDFAFGWIQEGRLLKNVDPDDPISQFISMFSNSHLLIFLVVISLIAVGYLMRKIHRRNANIVHWNDINSFYPTLLALIVALSAAFYASIQLFAPETWREFYFHPSLNPFSQPLLLNIFLVLVWGMLIIGIAALDDVRRLLKSGDAVLYLSGLAAVCAVNYIVFSILTLYYIGYLLLIVYIYYAVRVWYRKHSDTYECGNCGARLHRKGRCPHCGVINE